DNA from Rhinoderma darwinii isolate aRhiDar2 chromosome 6, aRhiDar2.hap1, whole genome shotgun sequence:
ccatcagatttaaaatgttgtccaagGACCAGAGGGTCGTTTTAACATCAAAACCACCCATACCATTATTTCAGTCCTCCTATGCAAGACAAAGTAGTAGTCTGCTTAGAAAGACTCCAGGCCTACAGTATGTTATCTTTCCACTGGTCCATGCCTGAGCCACACCCTAAGCAGACATtgttattaataatattaaaggGTTAGTCCACTTTCGACAActcttttttgttagaagggtcccctgatAAGAACCTGATCTCTGGGTTTCccactgctggaacccccagaGATCAACTATTTAAACTGTTAAGCAAGTGTTGAGTTGTtgagtttccctgcagcaccagaaCAGGGGTTCCCTTTGAAATGGGCTGTCTATGTAAAGCATATGCATGTGGGGTCCTCCAGAGTGGAAAATGCACGTTGTAGACCTGTCACAGCGGATCTTTAATGGGGAACCTCCTCTATCaacagaattccctaataaaatatttgaaaatgtgttttctaaatCAGAAAACCCTGTTTGTGTTTATCTCTGGAGGGTGCTCCCTATTTCTTGAATGTACAAAATATTCTccttttcatgtaaaaaaaaaagtcattatatgTCTTTTTGAACTTTATTCATGCTATAGAATAAACATATATCATGATGAATATCTAGGCATGGTATACAATGTTTATGTGTCATGCCAATTAGTCCTGTCATTAAATATTCTACAATGAATAGAGTTTACACTCTTCCTATAGCAAATCATTTACATCGCTATGAGTAACTTTCTTTGATGAATCATGATGTCATCTATTCCTTTGACCAGTCTTGAACCCGTTTGACCCACGTGCCTTTTATGTCTACTAAGAGTAGTTGGCTAGGTAAATTAGTCATGATAATTGAAATACAATAGAAGATGCCAATATACTGATAATGATATGTCACTGTTCTATTCATGGATTTATCATATAAATTGTAGTCGTTTATGGATTCTAGTGTTCAATTTATCTTTACAAAAGTGAATGATCATTGACACTCACAGTTCACAAAGACCATTCCCTAGGACATCGAGTGGCTGGTTTTATCAGAAGTTTTGCTAACTCTGATCTCAGGATAGCAGTTTTCACATTTATCCCCCATTGCTAAGGGGCAGTTATCTTTGGACCTTTTGGTCGAATGTAAAGAGTTCTTGTAAGACAACAGTTTAGGTATTGACGTTGGAGATCCATCAGAAAAAGATAAGCTGAAGAGAGAAACCATCCTGTTGTGGTACATACTCTTCATGTGCTTTGCCGACCGGTAAAGGTCACCAACAAAACAATAACATATTGGATTAAGACTAGAGTTAGTCAGTCCCAGCCACTGAGCAAAAGGCCTCAACTGAAGAATCCAAGGTGATGGTGTATCGTCTTGAGATGGTTTTGGAATATTAAAATCAATCCAAATATCCAACATGTACACAGGAAGCCAAGAAACTGCAAAAAGTGACACCAAGGCCACCACCATTTTGGCAATTTTCTTCCTGATCTTCAGTCGGGACACTGGTAAAGACTGGTTCTTGGAGTCACAATCTTTGAAATTTCCAGAGGAACTCCATAATTTACGTATAGTGAGGAAGCAAATGACCATGTTGAATAGGACAGGTAAGCAATACAAAGAACAGAACAGGAGGAAGTTGTAGGCTTGCTTGAACATGACATGTGGCCAAATCTCTGTACAGATCGGAAACACTAGAGGAAGTCCTTGGGCTATCTCTATCTCATCTCTTTTATTCATAAATATTAGCGGCAAGCAGATACTGGAGGAGAAGAGCCACACCACAACAATTGTGCCATATATTTTCTTCTGggtgaagaaggatctggcattTAATGGATTGTGGACACTATAATACCTATTAACACTGATAACCGTAAGGCTTAGCACACTTGCCGAAACCGATACTGCTTGGATAAATGGCACTGCCCTACAGAGGAAGTCACCGTACACCCAGGCTTTGTAGATCAAGTTGCCAACTGTAATGGGCATACACACGCAGACCACCATGAGGTCACAGATGGCCAAATTTATAAGTAGACTTCGTGTGGCACTCAAACTGGATGTCCTGCCAGTCCTTTTCCTAGTCAACACTTTAATAGACATTATATTGCCAATGATACCCACTACAAAAGACAGGATGTACATGGCAGTGAGGCTTATAGTAACAGGTTCCTTCACAAAGAGAAAGAGCATTTTCTCCAGCTCCTCCATATCCAGTTCCTTACTGTCATTTCCAAAGATCTGCATGGACAGATTGCCCTTTATGGTGAAGTCTAGAAGAGAATAGTTATACATGGGAGTATTTGCAGAGGAATTCATTGCTTCCTTTAGGCGGGTGAACGGGACGTTGATAATTTTAGCTCAATATTTAATTGAGAGAACTTGGCATCGCCTTCTGCTATGCTGCTCTCTTCTGCCGCTATATATTGTTTTTGCATGATGTGAGTGAAGGCGTCCAACTCTAAAAGAGAGAATGCAATAAATATGGATTAACTCATGTTATTTCTCCCACACATTAAATAAGAAGGCAGTGTATATCTGATGAAAGATAAACCAGAAACGTCATCGGCACGGACAGCTCTATATAAGTATTATACGGGTTATATattactgacctctctacagtctAGGAAATTTGCTAgaaattatgagcagacaaaaatAAACTTTGGGACGACTCGAATAAAAATTGTATAACACAATTATAAATCCCTTGGACTTCAGTACTTGTAATATACAGACTGCCTATATTGTATATTCATCAACACATGAAGGGCAttttaaaattacctttttttaaatttatcaaccatgcaagttgcatgaccgagaaactaACTTTTGATTCCACCAGTGCGGAATATccatatatcctgtatacagagcagctgtatcgttcgctaagacctgaatctgtcaggtccgcgggactgaggtGTTCAGTGTTAAGAAAGTTAAcaggtgggtcctgcgtgtcagagacccgcTGGACCCGCTGACACAGAACCCGCCAGCCCTGCGGACCtgatgggtacaggattcagagaatgatacagctgctctgtatgcaggatacagagcagctgcatctcaagaagtaaaaataaactaatttaaaagttgctccaatcacactgactgatataatatatatgtatacaccgtatatatatatatatatatatatatatatatatatataaaattactttcaaaggtttacatagcctttaagcccaGCAAAACCCAGCTGCAAAGGTTGAGAGCATTATAATGATTGAAACAAACCTGCCTCGTGTAAACATATCCAAAGTGTATGGTCCCACTGGTTGGTAAGAGTCCCATGATTTTTAATGTCCTTGGGCCCAGACCACACTCACCCACTGCCAGGTACTATATTCCTAAATTAGATGCCTATATTatataatggaaaaataaaatcagGTGGCTAGCAAATACaggaagggtatgtgcacacacactaattacgtccgtaattgacggacgtatttcggccgcaagtcccggaccgaacacagtgcagggagccgggctcctagcatcatacttatgtacgatgctaggagtccctgcctctccgtggaactactgtcccgtactgaaaacatgattacagtacgggacagttgtcctgcagcgaggcagggactcctagcatcgtacataactatgatgctaggagcccggctccctgcactgtgttcggtccgggacttgcggccgaaatacgtccgtcaattacgtaaATTAGTAATTGAGGCGGGAGGAGCGCTCTTTTAAAGGAGAGGCGGAAGGAGGGGAGAGGCGGGAGGAGGGGAGAAGCGGGAGGAGAGGAGAGGCGGAAGGAGCgctcttttaaaggggttatccgagatAAAATgaatgtgttaatgcttgtaatttattaaagtaaatacatttgtaatatacttacattttccaaagtggcctcgtttccagatcctgccgtggggaacttgacaggtgatgtcactctctggccgctgtgttgatcttcaattcttttccgggtatacgacatgtCCCTtgagacgtgccgtgtatgggctgttctgctgtACGCCCGTAACGcacatgcgcggtccctgctgtgcTTGCGGTCTCTGCTGTTCTCGAGGTAACAGCAGGTACTGCACATGCgtgttacaacagaacagcccatacacggcacgtcacgaaTGACATGTCGTATACCTGGAAAATAATTgaggatcaacacagcggccagagagtgacgtcacccgtcaagtaccccacggcaggatctggaaacggggccactttggaaaatgtaagtatattccaAATGTAGGGACTGTATTACACCTACAACAACTGGACCCCACTCAAACTTAGACCACCATAGGGCTCTATAGTCTAATTTCAGATCAGCAGAATTTACATCTTTATTAAGGACACAATAAGGTGCAGAACACCAATCTTTGGAAGCCGTAAGTATATCcatacgtggcagatttgttgccgaAATTTCTGCTACTGTCTCTTTCATGCAGAAGCTGCAAaaataaccccattcagatgtttaGAAGGgatttttcagtcacagaaatttcggcAATGAATCTGCCGTGTGTAAATACACCCCGAGGAGTAACTTCTAGGAAAAAATTATCAACAGATTCTGCAATACAAATTATTACTAAATGCTAATTTAATTGTCCTGGATTCGAACCTGGTTGGTTTTCCGCTAGTAGCTATAGATTTAAATGAGGAGGAAATGGAGTGATAATGCCTATAGGCGCCCAAAAATGGCCATCCATAGCCAGAGCAGTTGTCACTCTTTATGTTCAATTTGTATTCTGTCATTAAGGACAATTCCATAGTGAGCTCATGGAGGAGACTCTTAAAGACAGTACGACACGTCTTCCAGTTCCTAATTCTCAAGGCTTGACAACAGAAAAACCTCAGGCAAAAACTAATAAGCCATAAACTCCATAATAATTGTGATACTATCTAGTATGGCACTGAACCATGCATGGGTACATGTGCAAGTATCATTTATACAACACCCAAAAACATATATGCACCAACCAGGCATCTGTCGCATTTCACTATAGTAGAAATCTAGAAATACAACACATACTCCGAGCAACAAGTGCTGTGTATTGTTAATATACATCAGGAAACAAAAATATTCATGTAGGACGCCATCTAATCATGAATTAAATAAAATCGAACTTTCATAGTTAATATTGGCGTCGGATATGAAGTCTAAGTGATGACACTTATCCATATTAATGAGGACTGGGTCAATCTAGACGAGTTATTGTTGTATTGTAGGGAATTGGTAATTAAGTACTTTACTTTGTCACCTTTTTGACCCACACCGGTTTACCATTTTGCTGCCATCatcttgttttttggtcacttaaaTAATTCATACTGCTCTTTACCCATCAAATTCCAGGTAAACTAGCTCTGACCTGTCATATTGTTCCAGATGTGTAAATTTTACTAGAATTGAACATGAAATCTTAGGAAGGCTTGTCTTGAAGTGCAAGTTTTTGAAGAATCAACCCCTTATACCCCGACAAATCAAATAGTTTATCTCTACTAATACCAAAACAAATGCAAAGATTTTCATTGTTGGATTATAGGGAGGGCAGAAAGGGGCAATTGCCCAAGGGCTTTTACCACCTTGTGCCCCCGACCGCCTAGTTTCAGCAGCCAGAAATGGGAGTTTATGCAAGATGGATGCTATATTACATGTCTTTTCCCATTGGAAGTTGCCAATGTGTGAGCTACTGACATGAAATTAAGAAGCCCAGGAAGGTACAATATCATTCTCTgccaaaaactgtgctgtcatttCAGAGACTTTCCTAGAGGAGATGGCTTCAGTTTGAAGCTAGTGTGGAGTGGCTACTACTGAACGGCACTGAAAGGATGGAAATCCCACCCCCACCACCAGCACTGATAGGACGGGAGCCACCCCACCAAATTCTTTGGCAAGAGCCCTCTACTCATCTTGATCTGGCCCCTGTGTTATGTAACCTTTAGGTCAGAGGGTTTTCATGATCGGTAATTGTCAGGGTTATCAGACTTTCTACTGCCATTTTGGGATCAGGACTCTAGCGTTTACACAGCTCATTTACCAGAGTCAGGGAACATTGTTATAACTGGGATGAAGGTTGTTATTTCAATATCTTAAAGCTCTTGCCACATATTGTTGATACAGCCAGTTTAGCACTGACaaccaaaagagaaaaaaagaggtCTGATCTGTAGGGACTGGGCTCATCTGAATTCATCATGGATTTGTTCTAATAGCATATAGAACTAATATTATGGTAATGCTACATATGCGCACGTGGTGCTGTGAGTTTACTGATGGCAAGATAAGTGTGAATGATGGAATTTGGCAATGGCTGTCCTATCCTGATGATCTGTGGATCACTTGGAATGTGTGGATTTGGACATTTTCAAGCATTCTGTCTACTGCCCTGGCTTGGCACCATCAGATTTTCAGCTTTTTCTGAAGCTAAACAAATAAATTCAAGGCTTATACTTAAAAAATGCAAAAAGGGTTATGGGAGCAGGATAAATCTTTTTCCCCAGAAGGGATCTGATTCCTTGGTTGACCACTTTTAGGCCACTGCTCTAACTGAGATGGCAATTATGTCGAAAGATAGACTAAATATGTGTTTAGTAGTTAAGTGATTAAATATAATttcattatattaaaaataaaagcagGGAACCTTACATTTTGACTTCTCCTTGTACTTGCAGGACTCATGCACACATTTCCTATGGGTCGGTATTACAGAGATGCAGGCACTCCATCTGATGCTGTATGgtaaatacctccataatacaacgtCTAAGGAACATGCCTCCATTCAATAACCTAATATGACTATTTATCAGTATACACAGTGTTATATTTGTGGTCTCAAGATtcatagaggttatatccagtggcgtagctataggggtcgcagcggtcacagttgcgaccgggcccacaaGCTTGGGGGCccgcagggcccccgttgccacgcagcgcgctaatacaaattttgtatgtgccgtgatgccgACACTTCCTGGTTAAGGGCATGATTTGTTtaaacgtcacagtcacatggtacactcagtgtaccatgtgatcgTGATGTCACGtgagggggcgttccagccactgtggaagagccgatgcagaagagcatggaagactgcaggtgagcggcagagggggcccgtaatgtatgtgtgttgtattgtactgtctgtgtttgcggtggagagaggagcggGGGGCTTTAAATTAGAGGCCCCCctgtcctctctccaccgcaaacacaaactgcatgacacaatacattacaaactctgGGTCGCACTCCCGCtggggggataggtaagtaactttattatttttctattatgcacatatggatgaattatactgtataaggaggggggctgatatggtggcagctatgaggggcattatactgtctggggggctaATATAGTGGCAGctttgaggggcattatactgtctggggggctaATATTGTGGCAGCTTTGAGGGGCATTATatagtatggggctgctatggggcattatactgtgttgggcagctatgagggacattataccatatggggtctgctattggggcattatactgtctgggagctgatatggtggcagctatgggggaattacactgtagggagacagctatgggggctttatactgtgtgggggcagctaaaggggccattatactgtatggggctgctatgggggcattatactgtatgggggcattatactgtgtggggcagctaaggagggcattatactgtgtgaagtcagctatgaggggcattatactgtgtggggcagctaaggagggcattatactgtgtgaagtcagctatgagggacattatactgcatggggcatttatggggggcattatactgtatggggcagctatgtaggcattatactgtatgggggcattatactttatggggggcattatactgtgtgggggcagctatgaggggcattatactgtatggggctgctatgggggcattatactgtatgggggaatttatgaggggcattatactgtatggggtctgctatggggggcattatactgtggggggatagctatgggagcattatacagtgtgggggtaggtacggggagcattatactgtatgggggcagctacggggggcattatactgtgtgaggcggctatggggggaattatactgggggagctgttgggcaaggcggctggccatAGGTGCGGtaggggtcttgtggtgttggggaggggtaggggggcccaagctgaattcttgcaccggggcccatgagcctttagctacgcccctggttatatCAATATGCCTCCGTATCAGTATTTTTGCAGTAGAAATTTACCCACAGAAGTTTGTTTATGTCCTAATCACACTCAAGCCAAAGTGACCCCCTACCCAACTCTGATATCTCCAAAGAACACTTTGCAAAAACCAAATGATCAGAAAACTCTTTGGTAATTTCATCTTTTAGAAGGGTAGTCGAAAGCAATTTTCATAAGATGAGAGCCTTTAAGATCCTACCTTTTAGCTTAAATAACACTGCTACATCCAATTCTGAGGACTAGAGATAACTGATATGCCTTCACTTTCAGCTCTACATAAAAGGACAAACCACTGAAGTTTGATTCTTTTTGAAAATATTTATAGATATTTTTTAACTGTTTTCCCCTTCTCTTTCTCCTTATTATTTCTTTAAGGCTATTTCACGCTAAGTTTGGGGGGATTATGTTTGGTGGGAACAGACGTTGATTCTCATACTCTATTGGACTGACAGTGTTAGCCCAGCGTTGTACTTAGCTTTCTCCGTCAGGGGGGCAGTGTTAAAGAATAGGGGGACACGGGACCCCATTCTCATAAATGGTGGCGGTCCCAGTGGTGGGCCCCCCCAGCGCTCAGACCCTTGTCACCTATACaatagataggtgataaatggcggTTCTCATAATACCCCTTTTAAAAACTATGCGGGGAATTTATTAACAGCTTTACACAACTTTTGTGGTGttaaaaatgtgcaacttttggTTGGACGCTATATTTACGCTAAgatttataacttttttacttttcttgcCAGTTTTCAAAAGTGTCAATAAAACTGGGCGGATTTATCTTGGAGGGTCAAGGCCACCAACGCACCGATAGATCTACAATAATTTGTGTCagaaattggcgtaaattatagcgtaaaTCTATTCCTGCTCCTATTAGGCGAAGATTTCAACTtggacagccaaagatgtgccaaatttattaaaaagtgtccgccttttaataaatgtaatacattttaatacatttggtgAATTTTACCGCAGCAAAGTCTCGATTAAAACTGTTATCTATGAATCTGATGAATCTAACTAAGTGTGATCCCTTGTCTTTTTGAAAACCGCATCATGCCCTAGTTGTGGCCCTTTTGTGGTACAGTTTTTCTGCCATTGACTTGAGTGGAGAAACCACAACCTCAATGAAAACTGCAAGTACAAAGTGTGGTTTGTAAAATGGTACCGCATTATGATTTCACATCAAAAGACTTCTAGGAACATTTATCTTGAACTGTCTCTTCTACAAACCGCTACTGTAACACAATTGAGCCCCCTTAGGCGCCACGGTTGGGGTGCGACTGCAGCCCCTACATCCCTATAGTTACGTCCCTGTCCGCGGTACAATCTGTtacaattttttcaattttttttaaaacgaaatACATTTCTGAAATATTCTCCCAATAAATTTGCTCCTAATAATTTAATGATATATTTATGAACATAGTAAGTATCTTGTAGATAGCAGAAGACCAAAGGAATAATATTTGCTTGTATTTTACCTAGTCATATTCAAATGCTATAAAATATGCAAAGGGAAATTGACACTGTCTTTAAGAGGTTACATGAgactaaaaaaagtgtcaatttttccacccagaaacagcgccactcttgtccatggactgtttCTAGTACTGCTGCTCggacccattcaagtgaatattgCAGTACCGGACACAGGCATTaaaaagagtggtgctgtttctgggaagGAATAAAGGAAATCTCATCTGATTACATTATAACGGTTGTCTTGGAGTTAACAATAGGGCTGATTTCCATCAGCATGGGGGGTGTACATACTTTGCCGTTAAAGTGTACATACTTTGTCGGCGTACAAAACTATGTTCATGACAGATTGATCCCCACGATTTTATTGACACCTCTGCATCAATATCTTTAGCTTCCTTTACACATACACGTCCATACAGTGCTGCAAACATTAGATAATATGGAAGCAGCTTGCCTATAGAATCAGTGTATAAACATTCACGCTTACACAACCATACAGAGATTTATTACAAATAGTTATTAGGATTTTGTCTTGGTGACCGTATTGAGAATTGTCAAGTTTATTGTACTCTCCATGATGAATAGAATTTAGTCTATAGTTAACTttctgaatacccctttaaagtaaacgccaaccttttaacaccatgtttttTTAGATAGAATTTTCGGTGCttaataatttcttaatatatctttatagcagtcagagcttTATTTTTCTGATAAAGAACTTAAAATCCCTTGTATAGTCACATAGATACATTTTAaaattctagctgcctgcaggcaccactagggggagcttaggagcttactgcatactgtttatacattgaactaacTAATAATGCAGTATGCCGGaagctcttaagctccccctagtggtggctgctggatGTCAGAATTTACATTCTAGGACAATTAGAGATCTGTATCAGAAGAACAGAGCTCTgatccctataaagatatattaagagatTAGTTAGCAAAGAATTCTGGAGCTGCTAGGAAAATTGGGTGTTTATTGGATGGATAGATAAATGTAGTGTactccactacactacactacactacactacactacactacactacaccacactacACACTTTTTAGTAATTCAATGTACAGTTCATTCAGTATTGATCCACTATGTATCCCAGCATCATTCTAGCATTCATTTGTATGTGTAGTTATGCCGCATCTATCTGCACACAATAGATCTATAGCAATTCACACTTAAGAcaattacactgggcaattatcaggcagacaagcgttcgTAGAAAGCTCgttaccgataattgccctgtgtaaacatggcagcgatcagcagatgaacgaggaaacgcgcattcatctgctgatagtatcgttttaaaaaactgaaatattatcgttttcggcagcacatatgtaaatagggagacgcgctgccgacatgatagaaatgtatggggacagcgATCGTCGTAACAAGCGATCGTCCCCTTACTAACTCCTTGTGACAggaccaaacgagcgccgatcaatgagctgtctcgttgagcgCGCTTGTTGCACCCGCCAAAATTGGCCGATGTAATAGGGGCTTTACTGCCCTGAAAAGCTGTCAATCTCAACAGTTGAAAACACAATCAATTATTTCCTGTAAAACACATCCTGTATAAAAGAAGATAAcaaatatgagaaaatctatttattttacaCATAGGGGAGCTAGGCTTTAAAGAGCAGGTTTACCCTTGAGGAGCCTTCTCTACTGATATTGATCCTTTTACAAGTGGTAGAATTCCAGAATTAGACAAGGCTGTGAGCAGAATTAACATTTTTCTACAATTGCCCTGAGAATCCTTGAAGCCTATGTCTACTTTTGCAACCAAAATGTATTATTGTCCCAAGATCTGTAAAATGAATAATGAAGAAATTTTTCAGAATGTCTTAATTAAAATTCTACTGTGTAGACTCATGCATCTCCacagtaacagacaacaaacaaatcctgtgtagttTGATCCTGCATCATACTCCCTTTATCTGCTCCTATCTTTATGCTAACATATATTTGTTAGGTTAGCAAGAAGAAGGGGACAGATGGAAAAAAGTATGatggcaggatcagactacacaggctttgtttgttgtctgttaccatggaagcaCACAGGTTTTCACAGACGCTATAGACTAAACAATGGTAAATTGGGTTTTTAATCACAAATTATTGCAgagttgcttaatttttcattttaaatgcattgggactgaaaaaacaacaacatttagtTGCTAAGGTGGACACAGCCTGTCTGCGGATTTCACCACAAAACCTGCATGTGTAACATGAATGGTATTCCACTGTGAAACTTTCGCCCAGAAATTCaaaaggaaaatctgcagcatccaTGTGGACCCGGCCAAAGAGTGAAACCTACGAATTTACTTTGAATCTCTGTGTGAATATTATGAGTGCACATTCAGAATTACTGACTTACGTAAATGAATCAATTGATAgaaagatagaaagatagatagatagaaagatggaaagatagatagatagatagatagatagatagatagatagatagatagatagatagatagatagatagatagatagatagatagatagatgatagatagatagatagatagatagatagatagatagatagatagatagatagatagatagatagatagatagatagatagatagatagatagatagatatgagactagatagatagatgatagatagatagatagatagatagatagatagatagatagatagatagatagatagatagatagatagatagatagatagatgatagatagatagatagatagatagatagatagatagatagatagattagattacATTTGAAAGCACAGTCATCCATAGTTTTGTGTCACTGGAAACCCTATTCCTTCTGTTATAAATCTCTCATCAATATTTGGAGTCAGAGGTCATAATGAAGACCAGAGTTCTTATGTTATATAGAGTGTGGGGAGTGACGTTGTTATTCCCAATGCTGACATATAGGTTATTTTTAGATGTTTAGATATTTTTGAAGTCTGAGTTTCCACAGAATATGACCCTGAGATTTCG
Protein-coding regions in this window:
- the LOC142656487 gene encoding QRFP-like peptide receptor is translated as MNSSANTPMYNYSLLDFTIKGNLSMQIFGNDSKELDMEELEKMLFLFVKEPVTISLTAMYILSFVVGIIGNIMSIKVLTRKRTGRTSSLSATRSLLINLAICDLMVVCVCMPITVGNLIYKAWVYGDFLCRAVPFIQAVSVSASVLSLTVISVNRYYSVHNPLNARSFFTQKKIYGTIVVVWLFSSSICLPLIFMNKRDEIEIAQGLPLVFPICTEIWPHVMFKQAYNFLLFCSLYCLPVLFNMVICFLTIRKLWSSSGNFKDCDSKNQSLPVSRLKIRKKIAKMVVALVSLFAVSWLPVYMLDIWIDFNIPKPSQDDTPSPWILQLRPFAQWLGLTNSSLNPICYCFVGDLYRSAKHMKSMYHNRMVSLFSLSFSDGSPTSIPKLLSYKNSLHSTKRSKDNCPLAMGDKCENCYPEIRVSKTSDKTSHSMS